The Hugenholtzia roseola DSM 9546 genome includes a region encoding these proteins:
- a CDS encoding heavy-metal-associated domain-containing protein — MKIILLMFVAVVMFFASCQKTATVSLQKATFKVRGNCEMCRERIENAIGDLKGIETVQWTAQTEEAVVEFNPAKVTQADMEKAVAKSGHDTQNEKATDEVYKTLPDCCLYRDQKSNHH, encoded by the coding sequence ATGAAAATTATATTATTGATGTTTGTCGCAGTGGTAATGTTTTTTGCCTCCTGCCAAAAGACGGCTACCGTTTCGCTACAAAAAGCGACTTTCAAAGTGCGTGGCAACTGTGAAATGTGCAGGGAGCGCATAGAAAATGCAATAGGCGACCTCAAAGGCATAGAAACTGTGCAATGGACTGCCCAAACCGAAGAAGCCGTCGTGGAGTTCAATCCTGCCAAAGTTACCCAAGCCGACATGGAAAAGGCTGTGGCTAAAAGCGGACACGACACCCAAAATGAAAAAGCAACTGACGAGGTCTATAAAACACTGCCCGACTGCTGCCTATATCGCGACCAAAAGTCAAATCACCACTAA
- a CDS encoding TetR/AcrR family transcriptional regulator, translating into MRSINDSWSVFLSLLTDLYLFLTTLLVLIPMGVLERKAKEKKIRKKAIVDAAEKIFFTQGMDKATMADVAREAELSKGTLYLYFKSKEELYKAIILRAFRVLKRLLRAATDKAKSGYDNLIALTQAYVNFAFEYPNYFNTILDYQNENFNLDGSEPESIKTLEEGNSVMEILINVLRQGIKDGSLFCPTDPSEAAFVLWGQLTGVLQVIKRKMQIIHHYFSISREDMLKTYFHYLEKTLRINPL; encoded by the coding sequence TTGCGTTCAATAAATGACTCTTGGTCAGTTTTCTTATCTCTACTTACTGACCTCTACTTATTTCTCACTACCCTACTTGTATTGATTCCTATGGGCGTTTTAGAACGAAAAGCCAAAGAGAAAAAAATTCGGAAAAAAGCCATTGTAGATGCCGCCGAAAAAATCTTCTTCACACAAGGCATGGATAAGGCAACGATGGCAGATGTGGCACGTGAGGCAGAGTTGAGCAAAGGCACGCTCTATCTCTACTTCAAAAGCAAGGAAGAACTCTATAAAGCCATTATCTTGCGTGCTTTTCGCGTCTTGAAACGCTTGCTTCGTGCTGCTACGGATAAGGCGAAATCGGGCTACGACAATCTCATTGCCCTGACCCAAGCCTACGTAAATTTCGCTTTCGAGTATCCCAACTACTTTAATACCATTTTAGACTACCAAAACGAAAATTTCAACTTAGACGGCAGCGAGCCAGAGTCCATCAAGACCTTAGAAGAGGGAAATTCTGTTATGGAAATCCTTATCAATGTCTTACGGCAAGGTATCAAAGATGGTAGTCTCTTTTGCCCTACCGACCCCAGCGAGGCGGCTTTTGTCCTTTGGGGACAACTAACGGGCGTTTTGCAGGTAATTAAGCGAAAGATGCAAATTATTCATCACTATTTTAGCATCAGCCGCGAGGATATGCTCAAAACCTATTTCCACTATTTAGAAAAGACCCTGCGCATCAATCCGCTCTAA
- a CDS encoding SDR family NAD(P)-dependent oxidoreductase: MTKISNKVVLITGGASGIGKILGQKCLQKGASDLIIWDINQDNLDAVSAELRREGYRVHAYRVDVSSLDDIKTAATDVLAEIGTVDILFNNAGIVVGNKYFDEHSHEDIERTLDINVAGVMHIARVFIGGMLDKRGGHIINIASASSLTPNPRMSVYAGSKWAVLGWSESLRIEMEKKNSNVQVTTVMPSYIKTGMFEGVTAPLLTPLLEPEDICNSIIEAVENNEILVSEPLMVKFLPLLRGVLPARMYDFLAENVFEVYNSMDKFIGRNGRNVEVAERKRDNAPLSGAVEEKEIEPLS, encoded by the coding sequence ATGACAAAAATAAGCAATAAAGTAGTCCTCATTACGGGCGGTGCAAGCGGAATTGGCAAAATCTTAGGTCAGAAATGCTTGCAAAAAGGCGCGTCCGACCTCATCATTTGGGACATCAACCAAGACAACCTCGATGCCGTCAGTGCCGAATTGCGCAGGGAAGGCTATCGCGTACATGCCTACCGCGTAGATGTTTCAAGTTTAGACGACATCAAAACTGCCGCCACCGACGTTTTAGCCGAAATCGGAACGGTCGATATTCTTTTCAACAATGCAGGCATTGTGGTAGGCAATAAATATTTTGACGAACACAGCCATGAGGACATCGAGCGCACCCTCGACATCAACGTCGCAGGCGTGATGCACATTGCGCGTGTTTTTATCGGCGGCATGTTGGATAAAAGAGGCGGACACATCATCAATATCGCCTCGGCTTCAAGCCTTACGCCAAACCCGCGCATGTCGGTCTATGCAGGTAGCAAATGGGCGGTATTGGGCTGGTCGGAATCGTTGCGCATCGAAATGGAGAAGAAAAATAGCAATGTGCAGGTTACAACCGTTATGCCGAGTTACATCAAAACGGGTATGTTCGAGGGCGTAACTGCACCCCTTCTCACCCCACTTTTAGAACCCGAAGACATCTGCAATAGCATTATCGAGGCAGTGGAAAACAACGAAATTTTAGTTTCAGAGCCGCTGATGGTTAAGTTTTTGCCCCTACTGCGCGGCGTTTTGCCTGCTCGCATGTACGACTTTTTGGCGGAAAATGTCTTCGAAGTCTATAACTCTATGGACAAATTCATTGGCAGAAATGGGCGCAACGTAGAGGTGGCAGAGCGCAAGCGCGACAATGCCCCTTTGAGTGGCGCAGTAGAAGAAAAGGAAATCGAGCCTTTGAGTTAG
- a CDS encoding type II toxin-antitoxin system death-on-curing family toxin yields the protein MNHLEKQDIILINKLTIADVGGNFVPPYNFLHEESLDYLLEAAQMEIFGEPLYPTIPQKAGLYMFSIISNHIFQDGNKRTGLEAALLFLQLNGYDLIIDEEMLINFTLSVASGEQTLETVQAWFEKHIQQK from the coding sequence ATGAATCACTTAGAAAAACAAGACATTATTCTCATCAATAAACTAACTATTGCTGATGTGGGTGGCAATTTCGTGCCGCCCTATAACTTTCTTCACGAGGAAAGTTTGGATTACCTTTTAGAAGCAGCGCAGATGGAAATATTTGGCGAACCGCTTTATCCTACGATACCCCAAAAAGCGGGGCTTTATATGTTTAGCATTATTTCTAATCATATTTTTCAAGATGGAAATAAGCGCACAGGACTGGAAGCCGCTCTTTTATTTCTACAATTAAATGGTTATGACTTGATAATTGATGAGGAAATGCTTATCAATTTCACACTTTCTGTGGCTTCGGGCGAACAGACTTTGGAAACGGTGCAGGCTTGGTTTGAAAAACATATTCAACAAAAATAA
- a CDS encoding heavy-metal-associated domain-containing protein, giving the protein MNTYQFKTNIKCGGCIAQVKPIFDAQTAIDTWEVDTQNPDKILTITTSELSPTQVQELVQKAGFRAELAESKV; this is encoded by the coding sequence ATGAATACCTATCAATTCAAAACAAATATCAAATGTGGCGGCTGCATTGCACAAGTCAAACCCATTTTTGACGCCCAAACCGCCATCGATACTTGGGAAGTGGATACCCAAAACCCTGATAAAATTCTGACCATCACCACTTCCGAACTTTCGCCTACCCAAGTTCAGGAGCTGGTTCAGAAGGCAGGTTTTAGGGCAGAATTGGCAGAAAGTAAGGTGTAG